A region from the Lolium perenne isolate Kyuss_39 chromosome 4, Kyuss_2.0, whole genome shotgun sequence genome encodes:
- the LOC139839121 gene encoding protein FAR1-RELATED SEQUENCE 6-like: protein MRALTARFLCKKFIDEFRDNQKMDLQTFVAKVQREFNMCPDRWKLGRARKEALLEIHGNEEAQFNVLRDYGQELKRANPGSSFFLSTNSVKDPSTSIVKEHLATMYWSYDGCKRGFLSGCRPLICIDGCRIKTRYKGVLLTAVGIDPNDCIFAIAMGMVKVECTSAWEWFLRTLRDDLNISNTSCWTIMSDRKKGLITAVHKVFPDAEHRFCVRHMIQNFQKAGHRGETLKNDMWAIARSTNIAKWQKNMDKLKVDSEHMSG from the coding sequence ATGAGGGCACTTACTGCTAGGTTTCTATGCAAGAAGTTCATTGATGAATTCAGGGACAACCAAAAAATGGATCTGCAAACATTTGTTGCTAAGGTGCAAAGAGAGTTCAATATGTGCCCTGACAGGTGGAAGCTTGGAAGAGCAAGAAAAGAAGCTCTGTTGGAAATCCATGGCAATGAGGAAGCACAATTCAATGTACTAAGGGATTATGGCCAAGAGCTAAAGAGAGCTAATCCAGGCTCTTCATTCTTCCTATCAACTAATTCTGTAAAAGATCCTAGCACTAGCATTGTCAAGGAACATTTGGCTACAATGTACTGGTCTTATGATGGTTGCAAAAGAGGTTTTCTCAGTGGATGCAGACCACTAATTTGCATTGATGGTTGCCGCATTAAGACAAGGTACAAGGGAGTACTGTTAACTGCAGTTGGCATTGACCCAAATGACTGCATTTTTGCCATTGCAATGGGCATGGTTAAGGTAGAATGCACAAGTGCATGGGAGTGGTTTCTGAGAACCTTGAGGGATGACTTGAACATCAGTAACACATCTTGCTGGACTATAATGAGTGATAGGAAGAAGGGACTGATTACTGCAGTTCACAAGGTTTTCCCTGATGCTGAGCATAGATTCTGTGTTAGGCATATGATTCAAAATTTCCAGAAGGCTGGCCATAGAGGAGAGACACTTAAGAATGACATGTGGGCAATTGCTAGATCAACAAACATTGCAAAATGGCAGAAAAATATGGACAAGCTCAAAGTGGACAGTGAGCATATGAGTGGGTAG